In Jatrophihabitans endophyticus, one DNA window encodes the following:
- a CDS encoding DUF475 domain-containing protein, translating into MFLRTFGWSFGIAVVGLVLGFLYGGTTGLALTAILAILEVSLSFDNAVVNATVLVRMSPFWQKIFLSIGVIIAVFGMRLVFPLLIVGITAKLNPVEAVRLALEKGKPEDPGTYGYLLHQAHPAIAAFGGMFLLMLFLDFVFEEREITWLTWLERPLQKIGKLDQLSVVIALAVLAVSAYTFGEQADTATHQRISTVLVSGVLGIGTYLLVNGLGEFFDVDEDEDEDGDETTPAKPKATHVVGKAAFFLFLYLEVLDASFSFDGVVGAFAITSDPIIIAIGLGVGAMFIRSLTVFLVKKGTLSEYVYLEHGALWAIGALAVILLVTIEYEVPEVVTGLIGVGFIGLAFVSSLVRNKRADDAPDRQPEAVEV; encoded by the coding sequence GTGTTCCTCCGTACCTTCGGTTGGTCGTTCGGCATCGCCGTCGTCGGCCTCGTCCTCGGCTTCCTCTACGGCGGCACGACCGGACTGGCGCTGACGGCGATCCTCGCGATCCTCGAGGTCTCGCTGTCGTTCGACAACGCCGTCGTCAACGCGACGGTGCTGGTGCGGATGAGCCCGTTCTGGCAGAAGATCTTCCTGAGCATCGGCGTGATCATCGCCGTCTTCGGCATGCGGCTCGTGTTCCCGCTGCTCATCGTCGGGATCACCGCGAAGCTGAACCCGGTCGAGGCCGTGCGGCTCGCGCTGGAGAAGGGCAAGCCGGAGGATCCGGGCACCTACGGCTACCTGCTGCACCAGGCCCACCCGGCCATCGCCGCGTTCGGCGGGATGTTCCTGCTCATGCTCTTCCTCGACTTCGTCTTCGAGGAGCGCGAGATCACCTGGCTGACCTGGCTGGAGCGGCCGCTGCAGAAGATCGGCAAGCTCGACCAGCTCTCCGTCGTCATCGCGCTGGCCGTGCTGGCCGTCTCGGCCTACACCTTCGGCGAGCAGGCCGACACCGCGACGCATCAGCGCATCTCGACGGTGCTGGTGTCGGGCGTGCTGGGCATCGGCACCTACCTGCTCGTGAACGGGCTCGGCGAGTTCTTCGACGTCGACGAGGACGAGGACGAGGACGGCGACGAGACCACGCCGGCGAAGCCGAAGGCGACGCACGTCGTCGGCAAGGCCGCGTTCTTCCTCTTCCTGTACCTGGAGGTGCTCGACGCGTCGTTCAGCTTCGACGGCGTGGTCGGTGCGTTCGCCATCACGTCCGACCCGATCATCATCGCGATCGGCCTGGGCGTCGGCGCGATGTTCATCCGCTCTCTCACCGTGTTCCTGGTCAAGAAGGGCACGCTGAGCGAGTACGTCTACCTCGAGCACGGTGCGCTCTGGGCCATCGGCGCCCTGGCGGTCATCCTGCTCGTCACGATCGAGTACGAGGTGCCCGAGGTCGTCACCGGCCTCATCGGCGTCGGCTTCATCGGCCTGGCCTTCGTGTCGTCGCTGGTGCGCAACAAGCGTGCCGACGACGCGCCCGACCGGCAGCCCGAGGCCGTCGAAGTCTGA
- a CDS encoding ABC transporter permease has protein sequence MSSVVLTAAAPVIPGFGKTDKCVTDNGPFCWDWFKDRWSGDDGIGSHLYEHIQLTVIAVVLGFVISFVLALLAYRARWLTAPLTFLTSLLYTIPSLAAFYILVPITGIKTTTVEIALVSYTLLILFTNTLAGLTGVSDEIKDAARGNGMTRNQSLLRVELPLAVPTIIAGLRVAAVTVISLVTVAGLIVPDGLGYVIYAQGLQNNNFRTALYAGGVLCILLALIADALLAGLQRLITPWASARRT, from the coding sequence GTGAGCTCGGTGGTGCTCACCGCCGCGGCACCGGTCATCCCGGGCTTCGGCAAGACCGACAAGTGCGTCACCGACAACGGCCCGTTCTGCTGGGACTGGTTCAAGGACCGGTGGTCGGGCGACGACGGCATCGGCAGCCACCTCTACGAGCACATCCAGCTGACGGTGATCGCGGTCGTCCTCGGCTTCGTCATCTCGTTCGTGCTGGCCCTGCTGGCCTACCGGGCCCGCTGGCTGACCGCGCCGCTGACCTTCCTGACCAGCCTGCTCTACACGATCCCGTCGCTGGCCGCGTTCTACATCCTGGTGCCGATCACGGGCATCAAGACCACCACCGTCGAGATCGCCCTGGTCTCGTACACGCTGCTGATCCTGTTCACCAACACCCTGGCCGGGCTCACCGGGGTCTCCGACGAGATCAAGGACGCCGCCCGCGGCAACGGCATGACCCGCAACCAGTCGCTGCTGCGCGTCGAGCTGCCGCTGGCGGTGCCCACCATCATCGCCGGACTCCGGGTCGCGGCCGTCACGGTCATCTCGCTGGTGACCGTCGCCGGGCTCATCGTCCCTGACGGCCTGGGTTACGTGATCTACGCGCAGGGGCTGCAGAACAACAACTTCCGGACGGCGCTGTACGCCGGCGGGGTGCTCTGCATCCTGTTGGCGCTGATCGCGGACGCGCTGCTCGCGGGCCTGCAACGCCTGATCACCCCGTGGGCGTCTGCGAGGAGGACCTGA
- a CDS encoding ABC transporter ATP-binding protein, translated as MPVKDAASAAPLEFRNVSKRYAGTEAPAIQDLSFTVPAGEVCVLVGPSGCGKTTAMRMVNRMIDITSGDILIDGKGVKNRQPAELRREIGYVIQHVGLFPHLNITNNIGTVPRLLGWDKKRIADRSAELLELIGLPAEMGKRYPSQLSGGQRQRVGVARALAADPPLMLMDEPFGAIDPINRENLQNQFLRLQREIRKTIVFVTHDIDEAIKMGDRIAILREGGELVQYDTPDAILANPVNDFVAKFVGQDRGLKRLALSTLEHIELDRSATSSAAERVTVPVTSTLRDALSVLITESADSLAVTGSDGSVIGTVGIEQINRALRQGASQESEAERATTPPSLDKASGAPESAR; from the coding sequence ATGCCGGTGAAGGACGCGGCGAGCGCCGCGCCCCTCGAGTTCCGCAACGTCAGCAAGCGCTACGCCGGCACCGAGGCACCCGCCATCCAGGACCTCTCCTTCACGGTCCCCGCCGGCGAGGTCTGCGTGCTCGTCGGCCCTTCGGGCTGCGGCAAGACCACGGCGATGCGCATGGTCAACCGGATGATCGACATCACCAGCGGCGACATCCTCATCGACGGCAAGGGCGTGAAGAACCGCCAGCCGGCGGAGCTGCGTCGCGAGATCGGGTACGTCATCCAGCACGTCGGGCTGTTCCCGCACCTCAACATCACGAACAACATCGGCACCGTGCCCCGCCTGCTGGGGTGGGACAAGAAGCGCATCGCCGACCGCAGCGCCGAGCTGCTCGAGCTGATCGGCCTGCCGGCCGAGATGGGCAAGCGCTACCCCAGCCAGCTCTCCGGCGGCCAGCGGCAGCGCGTGGGCGTCGCGCGCGCCCTCGCCGCCGACCCGCCGCTGATGCTGATGGACGAGCCCTTCGGCGCCATCGACCCCATCAACCGCGAGAACCTGCAGAACCAGTTCCTGCGGCTGCAGCGCGAGATCCGCAAGACCATCGTCTTCGTCACCCACGACATCGACGAGGCCATCAAGATGGGCGACCGCATCGCGATCCTGCGCGAGGGCGGCGAGCTCGTCCAGTACGACACCCCGGACGCGATCCTCGCCAACCCGGTCAACGACTTCGTGGCCAAGTTCGTCGGTCAGGACCGTGGCCTGAAGCGGCTGGCCCTCAGCACCCTCGAGCACATCGAGCTCGACCGCTCGGCCACGAGCTCGGCCGCGGAACGCGTCACGGTGCCGGTCACCTCGACCCTGCGCGACGCGCTGTCGGTGCTCATCACCGAATCGGCCGACTCGCTGGCGGTCACCGGCAGCGACGGTTCGGTCATCGGCACCGTCGGCATCGAGCAGATCAACCGAGCCCTGCGGCAGGGCGCCTCGCAGGAGTCCGAGGCCGAACGCGCCACCACGCCGCCGTCGCTGGACAAGGCGTCGGGCGCGCCCGAGTCGGCCCGGTGA
- a CDS encoding SRPBCC family protein, giving the protein MAERFEVSRVIAASPAEIFAVLTDPAGHVRIDSSGMLQSADGERVTGVDDEFVVHMDREALNDLPMGRYDVTVIITGFEQDHTIEWMISGTVQPPIQHRYGYRLEPVEGGTRVTSYYDWSRIEDRYRGKIDFPVIPEGALRATLGILARTVENPSR; this is encoded by the coding sequence ATGGCTGAACGTTTCGAGGTGTCCCGCGTGATCGCCGCCTCCCCCGCCGAGATCTTCGCGGTGTTGACCGATCCCGCCGGGCACGTGCGGATCGACAGCTCCGGCATGCTGCAGTCGGCCGACGGCGAGCGCGTCACCGGCGTCGACGACGAGTTCGTCGTCCACATGGACCGCGAGGCGCTGAACGACCTGCCCATGGGTCGGTACGACGTCACCGTGATCATCACGGGCTTCGAGCAGGACCACACCATCGAGTGGATGATCTCGGGCACCGTCCAGCCGCCGATCCAGCACCGTTACGGCTACCGTCTGGAGCCGGTCGAGGGCGGCACGCGCGTCACGTCCTACTACGACTGGAGCCGGATCGAGGACCGCTATCGCGGCAAGATCGACTTCCCGGTCATCCCCGAGGGTGCGTTGCGCGCCACACTCGGCATCCTCGCTCGGACGGTCGAGAACCCGTCCCGCTAG
- a CDS encoding (2Fe-2S)-binding protein: MAGIGPGRTPPLIPLSPHPDETLHPASPRRPTPADWRLPTPTGDLGTSDADWRLPTPTGDLGADWRATGRQSARKSPVGGRRSAVGGRNEPDWDPVGYGEACLSWPAVVDRSERVYVCICHAVTDDEIETAVDAGATTVHDVSSATAAGGTCATCHDGIEEIIEQRCGPCPLAGMRVA; the protein is encoded by the coding sequence ATGGCCGGGATCGGACCGGGCCGGACGCCGCCTCTCATCCCCCTGTCACCACACCCGGACGAGACGCTCCACCCCGCTTCCCCGCGCCGCCCCACCCCCGCCGACTGGCGACTTCCGACGCCGACTGGCGATTTGGGGACTTCCGACGCCGACTGGCGACTTCCGACGCCGACTGGCGATTTGGGCGCCGACTGGCGAGCTACAGGTCGCCAGTCGGCGCGAAAGTCGCCAGTCGGCGGTCGGCGGTCGGCGGTCGGCGGGCGGAACGAGCCGGATTGGGATCCCGTGGGGTATGGTGAGGCTTGCCTAAGCTGGCCGGCCGTCGTCGATCGGAGCGAACGCGTGTACGTGTGCATCTGCCACGCCGTGACCGACGACGAGATCGAGACCGCGGTCGACGCCGGCGCGACGACGGTGCACGACGTGAGCAGCGCCACCGCGGCCGGCGGCACCTGCGCCACCTGCCACGACGGCATCGAGGAGATCATCGAACAGCGGTGCGGCCCGTGCCCGCTGGCCGGGATGCGCGTGGCCTGA
- a CDS encoding TerD family protein, whose protein sequence is MSVSLNKGGNVSLTKEAPGLTAVLVGLGWDARTTSGQDFDLDASALLVGSNGKILSDQHFIFFNNLTSPDGSVEHTGDNLTGEGEGDDEAIKVNLAGVPAEAEKIVVTVSIYDAEGRQQSFGQVRNAFIRVVNQADNNEITRYDLSEDASSETAMIFGELYRNGAEWKFRAVGQGYSTGLRGIAQDFGVNVG, encoded by the coding sequence ATGAGCGTCAGTCTCAACAAGGGCGGCAACGTCTCGCTGACCAAGGAGGCCCCGGGCCTGACGGCCGTCCTCGTCGGTCTCGGGTGGGACGCCCGCACCACGAGCGGGCAGGACTTCGACCTCGACGCGTCGGCGTTGCTCGTCGGCAGCAACGGCAAGATCCTGTCCGACCAGCACTTCATCTTCTTCAACAACCTCACCAGCCCGGACGGCTCGGTGGAGCACACCGGCGACAACCTGACTGGCGAGGGCGAGGGCGACGACGAGGCCATCAAGGTCAACCTGGCCGGCGTCCCCGCCGAGGCGGAGAAGATCGTCGTCACCGTGTCGATCTACGACGCCGAGGGGCGCCAGCAGTCCTTCGGCCAGGTGCGGAACGCGTTCATCCGCGTCGTCAACCAGGCCGACAACAACGAGATCACCCGCTACGACCTGTCCGAGGACGCGTCGAGCGAGACGGCCATGATCTTCGGCGAGCTGTACCGCAACGGCGCCGAGTGGAAGTTCCGGGCCGTGGGCCAGGGCTACAGCACCGGCCTGCGCGGCATCGCGCAGGACTTCGGCGTCAACGTCGGCTGA
- a CDS encoding ABC transporter permease, with protein MSNDFIDGFTFVKDQWSSVLYDVTVQHLVLSAKSIAIAIVIGLPVGALLGHIHRFSFLAINTSNLARALPSLAVLAILLPYTGIGDTTIIIALVVLAAPPILTNSYVAIDGVDPDTVDAARGIGLRGMQVLFKVELPLALPLIFAGIRTSSVFVIATATLKGFFGSGGLGNVIGDPASYKLSGVIGASYVLIAMAVLVQIAFLGVEYLVTPAGLRRRSLSLTRGGSRTSAAITAGADNTDAASESADDPDLDNTHPAQGSFTR; from the coding sequence ATGAGCAACGACTTCATCGACGGTTTCACCTTCGTCAAGGACCAGTGGAGCTCGGTCCTCTACGACGTCACCGTCCAGCACCTCGTGCTGTCGGCCAAGTCCATCGCGATCGCCATCGTCATCGGCCTGCCGGTCGGTGCGCTCCTCGGGCACATCCACCGCTTCTCGTTCCTGGCCATCAACACGTCCAACCTGGCCCGCGCCCTACCCAGCCTGGCGGTGTTGGCGATCCTGTTGCCCTACACCGGCATCGGGGACACCACGATCATCATCGCGCTCGTCGTCCTCGCGGCACCGCCGATCCTGACCAACAGCTACGTCGCCATCGACGGGGTCGACCCGGACACCGTCGACGCGGCGCGGGGCATCGGCCTGCGCGGCATGCAGGTGCTGTTCAAGGTCGAGCTGCCGCTGGCACTGCCGCTCATCTTCGCCGGCATCCGCACCTCGTCGGTGTTCGTCATCGCCACGGCCACGCTGAAGGGCTTCTTCGGCAGCGGCGGGCTCGGCAACGTGATCGGCGACCCCGCGTCGTACAAGCTGTCCGGGGTCATCGGGGCGTCCTACGTGCTCATCGCCATGGCCGTGCTCGTCCAGATCGCATTCCTCGGTGTCGAGTACCTCGTCACCCCGGCCGGGCTGCGCCGTCGCTCGCTCTCCCTCACCCGTGGCGGGTCGCGGACGTCCGCCGCGATCACCGCCGGCGCCGACAACACCGACGCCGCCTCCGAGTCCGCGGACGATCCAGACCTCGACAACACCCACCCAGCACAAGGGAGCTTCACCCGATGA
- the bfr gene encoding bacterioferritin, with translation MRGDERVLEFLNEQLSAELTAINQYFLHAKMQDNFGWVKLAKYTRAESMDEMRHAEVLTDRILLLDGLPNYQRLFPLRIGQNVRQMFEADMAVEAEAIDRLRRGIDYMRSVSDVTSAKLFEAILADEEHHIDYLETQLRLLDQVGEQLYLAQQLEQPAS, from the coding sequence ATGCGTGGCGACGAACGGGTCCTCGAGTTCCTCAACGAACAGCTGAGCGCCGAGCTCACGGCGATCAACCAGTACTTCCTGCACGCGAAGATGCAGGACAACTTCGGCTGGGTGAAGCTCGCGAAGTACACCCGGGCCGAGTCGATGGACGAGATGCGTCACGCCGAGGTGCTGACCGACCGCATCCTGCTGCTCGACGGGCTGCCCAACTACCAGCGGCTCTTCCCGTTGCGCATCGGCCAGAACGTCCGGCAGATGTTCGAGGCCGACATGGCGGTCGAGGCCGAGGCGATCGACCGGCTCCGGCGCGGCATCGACTACATGCGCTCGGTCTCCGACGTCACCAGCGCCAAGCTGTTCGAGGCGATCCTCGCCGACGAGGAGCACCACATCGACTACCTCGAGACGCAGCTGCGCCTGCTCGACCAGGTCGGCGAGCAGCTCTACCTCGCCCAGCAGCTCGAGCAGCCCGCGAGCTGA
- a CDS encoding toxic anion resistance protein — translation MSELDLGSTATPAGTPAAAPAGGLVLAPPAPVQVVKDEQVAGAVPLEDAKKTELAQRASAFANELAGMDHRTPEFSQKLDTITSMGDKDLRASANVSNRMLDRPAAVIKAQQGAGGDAQTRVASTLNELRNVVTDLDPNRADLTGAKRVLKWIPGGDRIRKYFQKYESAQTQLNAIIKSLESGQDDLRKDNAAIETEKQNMWTTMGKLSEYNQLAGALDEALTQKVAELEAAGNSEAANTLKSDALFAVRQRRQDIMTQMAVSVQGYMALDLVRKNNLELIKGVDRAQTTTVSALRTAVIVSQALARQKLVLDQITALNTTTSNLIESTSQQLRVQGAQINEQAASSTIDVQKLQAAFDNVFQTMDALDTFRSQAVDSMSQTVTALEGQIERAKPYLERTRQQEGNTAEFGAANPNQLPGR, via the coding sequence ATGTCCGAGTTGGACCTGGGTTCGACCGCCACCCCCGCGGGCACACCGGCGGCCGCGCCGGCCGGCGGGCTCGTCCTCGCACCGCCGGCACCCGTGCAGGTCGTGAAGGACGAGCAGGTCGCCGGGGCGGTGCCCCTCGAGGACGCGAAGAAGACCGAGCTGGCGCAGCGTGCCTCGGCCTTCGCCAACGAGCTCGCGGGCATGGACCACCGCACCCCCGAGTTCTCGCAGAAGCTCGACACCATCACCTCGATGGGGGACAAGGACCTGCGCGCGTCGGCGAACGTCTCCAACCGGATGCTCGACCGTCCCGCCGCCGTCATCAAGGCGCAGCAGGGTGCCGGCGGCGACGCGCAGACCCGCGTCGCGTCCACGCTCAACGAGCTGCGCAACGTCGTCACCGACCTCGACCCGAACCGCGCCGATCTCACCGGGGCGAAGCGGGTGCTCAAGTGGATCCCGGGCGGCGACCGGATCCGCAAGTACTTCCAGAAATACGAGTCGGCCCAGACCCAGCTCAACGCGATCATCAAGTCCCTCGAATCCGGCCAGGACGACCTGCGCAAGGACAACGCCGCGATCGAGACCGAGAAGCAGAACATGTGGACGACGATGGGCAAGCTCAGCGAGTACAACCAGCTCGCCGGTGCCCTCGACGAGGCATTGACGCAGAAGGTGGCCGAGTTGGAGGCCGCCGGCAACAGCGAGGCCGCCAACACCCTGAAGTCCGACGCGCTGTTCGCGGTACGGCAGCGGCGGCAGGACATCATGACCCAGATGGCGGTGTCGGTGCAGGGTTACATGGCCCTCGACCTCGTCCGCAAGAACAACCTCGAGCTGATCAAGGGCGTCGACCGGGCGCAGACGACGACGGTGTCGGCGCTGCGCACCGCGGTGATCGTCTCGCAGGCGCTGGCCCGGCAGAAGCTCGTCCTCGACCAGATCACGGCGCTGAACACGACGACGTCCAATCTGATCGAGTCCACCTCGCAGCAGCTGCGGGTGCAGGGCGCGCAGATCAACGAGCAGGCCGCGAGCAGCACCATCGACGTGCAGAAGCTGCAGGCCGCGTTCGACAACGTGTTCCAGACGATGGACGCGCTCGACACCTTCCGCTCGCAGGCCGTCGACAGCATGTCGCAGACGGTCACCGCGCTCGAGGGGCAGATCGAGCGCGCGAAGCCCTACCTCGAACGCACCCGACAGCAGGAGGGCAACACCGCCGAGTTCGGCGCGGCGAACCCGAACCAGTTGCCCGGCCGCTGA
- a CDS encoding TerD family protein — translation MGIDYTKRPASPPPAQPPPPQQGGYPPPPPPQQGGYPPPPPQQGGYPPPPPPQQGGYPPPPPPQQGGYPPPQQQGGYPQQGGQPQQQPGVSLSKVTLTKSAPAVSLRKHGGQGGVLRVNLNWNARPQQQKGLFRKNTQLDLDLGCLYEFADGSKGVVQALGNAFQADMRTTGEVLISLDGDDRSGAVSGGENMSINLQDVAKIRRVLVFALIYEGAANWASADGLLTIYPVGAPPIEVRLDDPRDGARICAVAQLINNNGELVIQREVNYLNGAQRALDEAYGWGMNWTAGRK, via the coding sequence ATGGGAATCGACTACACCAAGCGACCGGCGAGCCCGCCGCCCGCGCAACCCCCGCCGCCGCAGCAGGGTGGCTACCCACCGCCTCCGCCGCCGCAGCAGGGCGGTTATCCGCCTCCTCCGCCGCAGCAGGGTGGCTACCCACCGCCTCCGCCGCCGCAGCAGGGCGGTTACCCGCCGCCCCCGCCGCCGCAGCAGGGCGGTTACCCGCCGCCGCAGCAGCAGGGCGGTTACCCGCAGCAGGGTGGCCAGCCGCAGCAGCAGCCCGGGGTGTCGCTGTCGAAGGTGACCCTGACCAAGTCGGCGCCGGCGGTGTCCCTGCGCAAGCACGGCGGTCAGGGTGGCGTACTACGCGTCAACCTGAACTGGAACGCCCGCCCCCAGCAGCAGAAGGGGCTGTTCCGCAAGAACACCCAGCTCGACCTCGACCTCGGCTGCCTGTACGAGTTCGCCGACGGCAGCAAGGGGGTCGTCCAGGCCCTCGGCAACGCGTTTCAGGCCGACATGCGCACCACCGGCGAGGTGCTCATCAGCCTCGACGGCGACGACCGCTCCGGTGCCGTCAGCGGCGGCGAGAACATGTCGATCAACCTGCAGGACGTCGCCAAGATCCGGCGGGTCCTCGTGTTCGCCCTCATCTACGAGGGGGCGGCGAACTGGGCGAGCGCCGACGGGCTGCTGACCATCTACCCGGTCGGTGCGCCGCCGATCGAGGTGCGCCTCGACGACCCGCGTGACGGCGCCCGCATCTGCGCCGTGGCGCAGCTGATCAACAACAACGGCGAGCTCGTGATCCAGCGTGAGGTGAACTACCTCAACGGCGCCCAGCGCGCGCTCGACGAGGCGTACGGCTGGGGAATGAACTGGACCGCCGGTCGCAAGTAG
- a CDS encoding ABC transporter substrate-binding protein, translating into MRRKKIFGPFGAVVTASVLALGLAACGSDSGSGSSESGGSTGSSAPSSSAAPSPAGATGTGSAELPTGTPGKGKPAVIMGDKDFAEQFLLGELYAQALRARGYTINLKENIGSSEIIDKALTSGQIQMYPEYTGVIFSNKALADKGDHPKSATVTYQGAKQFEESRGYTLLNPTPFQDADGVAVTKSFAQKNGLKTIDDLSKLKSFTYAGPKENRNRYQGVLGLKQAYKLNNFTFSALPTGNQYSALDRGNVNSIAIFTTDAALASGKYTVLTDTKGIFGYQQVAPVVKQSVLKQQGPEFEQTLNAVSKLLTTDVIIALNKEVQINQKKPADIARIFLKANKLL; encoded by the coding sequence ATGAGACGCAAGAAGATCTTCGGCCCGTTCGGCGCGGTCGTCACCGCCTCGGTCCTGGCACTCGGCCTGGCCGCCTGCGGCTCGGACAGCGGCAGCGGCTCCTCCGAGAGCGGCGGCTCCACCGGCTCGTCCGCTCCCTCGTCGTCGGCCGCGCCGTCGCCGGCCGGCGCCACCGGCACCGGCTCGGCCGAGCTGCCGACCGGCACGCCCGGCAAGGGCAAGCCCGCCGTGATCATGGGTGACAAGGACTTCGCCGAGCAGTTCCTGCTCGGCGAGCTCTACGCCCAGGCCCTGCGTGCCCGTGGCTACACGATCAACCTCAAGGAGAACATCGGTTCTTCGGAGATCATCGACAAGGCGCTGACCAGCGGTCAGATCCAGATGTACCCCGAGTACACCGGCGTCATCTTCAGCAACAAGGCGCTCGCCGACAAGGGCGACCACCCCAAGTCGGCCACGGTCACCTACCAGGGTGCCAAGCAGTTCGAGGAGAGCCGCGGCTACACGCTGCTCAACCCGACGCCGTTCCAGGACGCCGACGGCGTCGCGGTCACCAAGAGCTTCGCCCAGAAGAACGGGCTCAAGACCATCGACGACCTGTCGAAGCTCAAGTCGTTCACCTACGCCGGGCCGAAGGAGAACCGCAACCGGTACCAGGGTGTCCTCGGCCTCAAGCAGGCGTACAAGCTGAACAACTTCACCTTCAGTGCGCTCCCGACGGGCAACCAGTACAGCGCCCTGGACCGCGGCAACGTCAACAGCATCGCCATCTTCACGACCGACGCCGCCCTCGCCTCGGGCAAGTACACCGTCCTCACCGACACCAAGGGCATCTTCGGCTACCAGCAGGTGGCGCCCGTGGTGAAGCAGTCCGTGCTCAAGCAGCAGGGCCCCGAGTTCGAGCAGACCCTCAACGCCGTGAGCAAGCTGCTCACGACCGACGTGATCATCGCGCTGAACAAGGAAGTCCAGATCAACCAGAAGAAGCCGGCCGACATCGCCCGGATCTTCCTCAAGGCGAACAAGCTGCTCTGA
- a CDS encoding IclR family transcriptional regulator: MVNDRVEAATAEPGGGVQSVDRAITVLEIVARNDGAGVGEVALELGVHKSTASRLLSALEERDLVEADGERGRYRLGFGLLRLAGRAVGRLDLARQADAVLQDFATTVGETVNLAVLRGHFVVNVADARGPAAIAAQNWVGRLTPLHATSSGKILLAHQSPAARKQLLDAAGLARHTPHTVTSRRLLGEQLSQALTAGIATSFEEYELGLNAVAAPVQGHAGTVVAAVSVSGPAYRLDADRVRAITPVLARAAADISARMGHLD, encoded by the coding sequence ATGGTCAACGACCGCGTCGAGGCGGCCACGGCGGAGCCGGGTGGCGGCGTGCAGTCCGTCGACCGGGCGATCACGGTGCTGGAGATCGTCGCGCGCAACGACGGGGCGGGCGTCGGCGAGGTCGCCCTGGAGCTGGGCGTGCACAAGTCGACCGCGTCGCGACTGCTCAGCGCGCTGGAAGAACGCGACCTGGTCGAGGCCGACGGGGAACGCGGTCGCTATCGGCTCGGCTTCGGACTGCTCCGCCTCGCCGGGCGAGCCGTCGGCCGCCTCGACCTCGCCCGGCAGGCCGACGCCGTCCTGCAGGACTTCGCGACGACGGTCGGCGAGACGGTCAACCTCGCGGTGCTCCGCGGTCATTTCGTCGTCAACGTCGCCGACGCCAGGGGGCCGGCAGCGATCGCGGCGCAGAACTGGGTCGGACGGCTGACCCCGCTGCACGCGACGTCGAGCGGCAAGATCCTGCTCGCCCACCAGTCACCCGCCGCCCGTAAGCAACTGCTCGACGCGGCCGGGCTCGCACGCCACACCCCGCACACCGTGACGTCGCGCCGGCTGCTCGGCGAGCAGCTGAGCCAGGCCCTGACGGCGGGCATCGCGACGTCCTTCGAGGAGTACGAGCTCGGCCTCAACGCTGTCGCCGCACCGGTGCAGGGGCACGCCGGAACCGTGGTCGCCGCGGTCAGCGTGTCGGGTCCGGCGTACCGGCTCGACGCGGACCGCGTGCGCGCGATCACACCGGTCCTCGCCCGCGCCGCAGCCGACATCTCCGCCCGAATGGGGCATCTCGACTGA
- a CDS encoding TerD family protein, with amino-acid sequence MTVSLTKGGNVSLTKAAPGLTAVVVGLGWDARTTDGAQFDLDASAIVCNADGRVLTDKHFIFFNNLTSPEGAVSHSGDNLTGEGGGDDEQVTVDLGSLPAEAARIVFPVSIYEAGASGQSFGQVRNAFIRVVNRADNAEIARYDLSEDASTETAMIFGELYKNGAEWKFRAVGQGYSAGLAGIAGDFGVSV; translated from the coding sequence GTGACCGTCAGTCTCACCAAGGGTGGCAACGTCTCCCTCACCAAGGCGGCGCCGGGTCTGACCGCTGTCGTCGTCGGCCTCGGGTGGGATGCCCGCACCACCGACGGCGCCCAGTTCGACCTCGACGCGAGCGCGATCGTGTGCAACGCCGACGGTCGGGTGCTCACCGACAAGCACTTCATCTTCTTCAACAACCTGACCTCGCCGGAGGGCGCGGTCTCCCACTCGGGTGACAACCTGACCGGCGAGGGCGGCGGCGACGACGAGCAGGTCACCGTCGATCTCGGGTCGCTGCCGGCCGAGGCCGCGCGCATCGTGTTCCCCGTGTCGATCTACGAGGCCGGCGCCAGCGGCCAGTCCTTCGGGCAGGTCCGCAACGCCTTCATCCGCGTCGTCAACCGCGCCGACAACGCCGAGATCGCCCGCTACGACCTGTCCGAGGACGCCTCCACCGAGACGGCGATGATCTTCGGGGAGCTGTACAAGAACGGCGCCGAGTGGAAGTTCCGGGCCGTGGGTCAGGGCTACAGCGCCGGCCTGGCCGGTATCGCCGGCGACTTCGGCGTCAGCGTCTGA